The Anolis sagrei isolate rAnoSag1 chromosome 6, rAnoSag1.mat, whole genome shotgun sequence genome includes the window gccaagaaacgggaatattgcatacaaatcacccctgacagatggccatccagcctctgcttaaaagcttccaaagaaggagcctccaccacactccggggcagagagttccactgccgaatggctctcacagtcaggaaagtcTGAAAGAGTAATGCTAATCAAATCTGGCTGTTAATACGTATATCATAGATTGACCATGAGTTAACCAGAAtcacaaaatactccaaaatctgaaattgtccaaagAGTATTGCCTTTGCATTTgtaaaattttgtttcatgcacaaaaacatcataaatattgtatgtatatatgtatatacacatatgtatacacatagacacgtatatatatgtatatacacatatactgtatacatatatacacacacacaaatgcagttttatacacacagatacatatatacataaatatatgcacacatacgtatacatatacatatgtgtatacaaatatacacacatatactgcatatatatacacacacatatacatgcacatatacgtatatacacagatatatatacacacatatactgtatacatatattcacacacatacatacatatatacacatacacatgtatacatatatacacagatatacgtatacatatatataaacacatatactgtatacatatatatgtacacacatatactgtgtatacatatattcacacatatacacatatacatgcatgtatacatatatacacagatatactgtatatccacacatatacatatattcacgcacatgcatatacacacatatctaaATGCGtgtgcacacaaacatatataaatagataaacaggtatacatgtatatatacacacatatactgcatatatatatacacacatatacatgcacatatacatatatacacagatatatatatacccacagatatagacatatacacacatatactgtatacatatattcacacacatatatacatatatacacagatatacgttatacatatatataaacacatatacatatattcacacatacatatacacacatatactgtatacatatatatgtacacacatatactcacacacatacatatattcacacatatacacatatacatgcatgtatacatatatacacagatatactgtatacatatatatatatacacacatatacatatattcacgcacatgcatatacacacatatctatatgtgtgcgcacacaaacatataaatatatacacatatacatatatatgtgtatatacatatatatacatatgcacacacacacatttacaggATGCATCCTCTTATATGGAATTCCGAAATTGTCTGCACGGGTGGCTGAGAGGGCATCACTTCACTTTGGGATACACGCAAACCTTTATTTTatgtacaaaaatatttaaaatgttgggTATGAAGTGTGAAACGCAAATGAACCGTGAATTGATTTCCATTGTGTTCTctgcaaaatatttcaaaataaaataccatgaaataaaataatcatcATAATGAAATAATGCGATAACAAAATgccataaaataatataataccgtaaaataaaatactgtaaaaaTCATGAAATAATGTGTAGACAGGCGCTCATCCCCCTGGATTTCACAGGGAATGAATTTGGGATGTTCCGCATGGCTTGATGCCCTTTTggtaggggaagaggaggaggaggaggaggaggaaaagaagaaggagggaagagagagagaaggagaaaaggagaggtgGAGGTCCAGTTGCTGGTTTTGTCTACTCCAGTGCAGTCCAGTTGAACAGGACAGGAGagggagtgaggaaggaaggaaggaaggaaggaaggaaggaaggaggaaaagaaagaaagagagagagagagagaaaaggaaagaaggaaggaaagaaagaaagaaagaaagagaaggaaagagagagaaggaaaggaaggaaggaaggaaggaaggaaggaaggaaggaaggaaggaaggaaggaaggaagagcctgTGCATAGGATCAGGACGTTTCAGAGGAAGCCATGAGTTTCGTTGTGCGTCCCTGCGCTCCCAAAGACCTGAAGGACATCCTACGTCTTATTAAGGTGAGCCACAAAAGTTGGGCTGTagccatctacactgtggaattaatgcagttcgacgcCACTTGAACttccacggctcaatgctatggaatcctttaaGTTGTGGTTTGATGAAGGCtaaaaaccacaactcccattattccattgcaTGGAGCCGTGGCAGTTCCAAGTGAgggtcaaactgtgttaactctgcagtgtagacacaccatATTGTGAAAACCCAACCCTATGGATGCCTgctataaatgtgggcaaaatgccCAGAAAACTCAACCTAACCCAACTCAACTAAACCCAACCCAACTCAACCCAACCCAATTCAACCCAACCCAACTCAACCCCACTCAATCCAACCTAACCCAACTAAACCCAACCCAATCCAACTAAACTCAACCCAACCCAACCTAACCCAACTAAACCCAATCCAACTCAACCCAACTAAACCCAACCCAACCCAACACAATTCAGCCCAACCCAACTCAACCCAACCTAACCCAACTAAACCCAATCCAACTCAACCCAACCCAACTAAATCCAACTCAGCTCAACCCAACCTAACCCAACTCAACCCAACCCAATTCAATCCAACTCAACCCAACCCAATCCAACTAAAGTCAACCCAGCCCAACTAAACCCAACTCAACTCAACTCGACCTAACCCAACCCAATCCAACTAAACTCAACCCAACTCAACTCAACCTAACCCAACCCTTGTTTAgaccattttctctcttttttttgcagGAAATTGCGGTGATCTACAACGTCCCGTTGACCCAACTGTACACTAATGTGGATGGTAAGGAATTCCATGAGATGTCTGTCTGCATTGTTGTGCAAAAAAGCCTTGTCCAGTTTCTGTTGGactgggtgtgtctacactgcagaacgaatgtggtttgacaccccTTTGGTTTGGTGCTAAGGAGGGAAAGGTGCGGCATCCATGCCATTGAATCCCAGAATTGGAAGTGACCTCtaaagtccatctagtccaaccccgttctgccacgCAGAAAAGGCACCATCAAACCAGctttgacagatgaccattcagatGGCCTTTTTCTCTGCTTCTCCCCCAGTGCTTCACAAACACGGATTCGGGGAGCGACCCAAATATGAGTGTTTTGTGGCCGAAGCTCCTCCGGAACAGAAAAGCAAGGAAGGTAAGGAAGCggacaaagagaaaaataatacaagtTTCCTTTTCACTTCTTTGCCATGTCTTGCtgtttgaagtggattatatgggtcagtgtagaccaggcatgggccaacttgggccctccgggtgttttggacttcaactcccacaattcctaacagccaataggctgttaggaattgtgggagttgaagtccaaaacacccggagggcccaagttggcccatgcctggtgtagactcagaGAATGCAGATTGAAGttcatgagtctacactgccatatataatccagttcattgcagttaatctgcattctgaaactggaatgtatggcagtgtagatcaggcccaAGAGGCCAAGCCTAGAGTGTGTCCGAGGTTAGAATTCAATAAATTGGGAAACTCCtctaaagttcggactaaaactcAGAGCGGTTGGCAAAGACGAACTCGTATATCTTTCGCCTTTCACTCTATTTGGCAAAATAATGTTGGCATTGCCATTAATATGTCTGTTGGGGTTAGGATTCAATAACTTGGGAAACTCttctaaagtttggactaaaagccAGAACGGATTGCACAGATACACTCTCGGGTTCCTTTCGTCTTTCACTCTATTTGGAAAATTAATGTTGCCGTTGTCATTAATATGTAAACTCCTTTAATGTTTGGAGTAAAACTCAAAGCGGATGACTAAGACGCACTCGTATATCCTTTGCCTTTCATTCCATTTGGCAAATTAATGTCGCCGTTGCCATTAATATGTCTGTTGGGGTTAGGATTCAACAACTTGGGAAAGTCctctaaagttcagactaaaagccAGAACGGATTGCACAGATACACTCTTGGGTTCCTTTCGTCTTTCACTCTACTTGGAAAATTAATGTCGCTGTCGCCATTAATATGTAAACTCATCTAAAGTTCGGACTAAAGCTCGGAGTGAATGGCAGAGACGCACTCATATATCTTACATCTTTTACTCCATTTGGCAAAGTAATGTCACCATTGCTGTTTTTCACTCTATTTGTAAAATTAATGTCGCTGTTGCCATTAATATGTAAACTCCTTTAATGTTCGGACTAAAACTCGGAGCGGATGGCGAAGACACACTCATATATCTTTCATCTTTTACTCCATTTGGCAAATTAATGTCACCATTGCTGTCTTTCACTCTATTTGGAAAATTAATGTTGCTGTTGCCATTAATATGTAAACTCAtctaaagttcggactaaaactcAAGCGGATGGCGAAGACGCATTCGTATATCTTTCGCCTTTCACTCCATTTGGAAAATTAATGTTACAATGGCTGTTTTTCACTCTATTTGGAAAATTAATGTCGCTGTTGCCATTAATATGTAAACTCAtctaaagttcggactaaaactcAAGCGGATGGCGAAGACGCATTCGTATATCTTTCATCTTTTATTCCATTTGGCAAATTAATGTCAGCATTGCATTaatatatctgtctatctgtctatttatctatctttctgtctatctatcgatCAATCGATCAATCGATCTATCTGTTTCCATAGGCCATACTATCATTGGCTACGTCCTATCCACATATACCTATAGTACCTGGAAAGGGAGAAACCTTTATATCGACAACTTCTACGTCATGCCGGAATTTAGAGGTAGGACTATAAATCCCTTCTCTATCCTGTAGATGTgtatggagtgtgtgtgtgcagaatTGTTGTcattaggtgcatctacactgtggaattaattcagttttgtgCTGCTTTCGAAATGCGATTGATTTTTCTTGCAGGGAGGCGCATTGGGAAGAAGCTCATGTGCTTAGCTGCAGAGGTAAGTTTGGTGAAATGGCACTCacaggccaactttggccctcccggtgttttggactacaactcccacaattcctaacagcctaccggctgttaggaattgtgggagttgaagtccaaaacaccaggagggccaaagttggcccatgagTGCCATTTCTTCTCGTCTTTTTTTCTGCTCAGGCGGCTTGGAGACGGGGCTGCACCGAATTACGAATGCATTCTTCGTCCGAAAAGCCGGAAAACCACGCCATTTTGCAGCGCTGGAAAGCGGAAGACCTCAGCTCCAAACACGGCTGGCACCTTCTCCGCTTCTATAACGACACCCTGAAGAGGCGGGCTGCCCAGAGCAAGGTCTAGCCCGAGAGGCTTGTGCATACGCTCGGAAAGAATATCGTTCTGGGCATCATCCATACACGTCCCGaaaataaaacactgaaaatggTTTCcgagaggctgagagtgtgtgacttgtgcATTTTCACGACCAAAGGTgtgtctacaccaggtatgggcaaactttggcccttcaggtgttttggactactacAATTCCTATTCAGAAGGGTTTGGGCACTACTTTAATAGCCACAGCTCAATGGTacagagttctgggagttgtagttttccatgaAAAGCCACTGAGTGACCTAGGGTCAGGTAGGACATACTCTCAACCTCAAGATAGGGTAGACATGTATAAGTGTGGTgtatgttaggctgttaggaattgtgggagttgtagtccaaaacacctggggtgcccaagtttgtccatgcctgatgtaaatgcattaggaattgtgggagttgtagtccgaaacacctggagggcccatgtttaCCCATAACTGATGTACatgcattaggaattgtgggagttgtagtccaaaacacttagaaggcccaagtttgcccataacaGATGTATAttcattaggaattgtgggagttgtaatccaaaccacctagaaggcccaagtttgcccataacaGATGTATAttcattaggaattgtgggagttgtagtccaaaacatctggaaggcccaagtttgcttatACCTGATGTAAatgcattaggaattgtgggagttgtagtccaaaacacctggagggtccaagttggctcATACCTGATGTAAatgcattaggaattgtgggagttgtagtccaaaactcctggagggcccaagtttgcccatgcctaatgtacatgcattaggaattgtgggagttgtggtccggaacatctggagaactcaagtttgcccatacatGATGTAAATgcattaggagttgtgggagttgtattcggaaatacctggagggcccaagtttgcccatacctgatgtaaATGcatttaggagttgtgggagttgaagtcaaaaacacctggagggcccaagtttgcccatgcctgatctacacggtttaattaatgcagattgCACTAAATCAACTGCCCTGCTTCAATGCAGTTTTGCAATATCTGCAGCCttaaagaccttgccaaactacaactcccagcattctatagcactgaaccaCTTAAAAGTGGGGTCAAAGGGTACCCTTTGTAGAAAATGCTTGACTTGCAGTTTATTCTGTAACTTGTGCGCCATTGATATTCCCCATATGCCGACTTCTGCTAATGTTTAACTCGAACTCGGTTCCTGTTGACCTTGGAACCCATTGGCCTAAATCAGCCCTTCCACTTATCACCTAcaattttggactccaattcccagaa containing:
- the LOC132779295 gene encoding diamine acetyltransferase 1-like, with product MSFVVRPCAPKDLKDILRLIKEIAVIYNVPLTQLYTNVDVLHKHGFGERPKYECFVAEAPPEQKSKEGHTIIGYVLSTYTYSTWKGRNLYIDNFYVMPEFRGRRIGKKLMCLAAEAAWRRGCTELRMHSSSEKPENHAILQRWKAEDLSSKHGWHLLRFYNDTLKRRAAQSKV